From a region of the Streptomyces sp. B21-083 genome:
- the hrpA gene encoding ATP-dependent RNA helicase HrpA, which translates to MSTHPASAPGHGPGVSATGSTPGAPALGDLAPRLTELSLRDAHRLGRRLEGARRIRKPEARAAVLAEIEAEVAKAELRMAERRSRVPAVSYPEQLPVSQRKDEIAAAIRDHQVVIVAGETGSGKTTQIPKICVELGRGVRGMIGHTQPRRIAARTVAERVAEELDTPLGEAVGWKVRFTDQVNQDATVIKLMTDGILLAEIQTDRELRAYDTIIIDEAHERSLNIDFLLGYLAQLLPQRPDLKVVITSATIDPERFSRHFGDAPIVEVSGRTYPVEVRYRPLLEEDSDDSDRDQITAICDAVEELQGEGKGDILVFLSGEREIRDTADAITKRNYRFTEVLPLYARLSHAEQHRVFQKHTGRRIVLATNVAETSLTVPGIKYVIDPGFARISRYSHRTKVQRLPIEAISQASANQRKGRCGRTSDGICIRLFSEDDFESRPEFTDAEILRTNLASVILQMTAAGLGDIEKFPFIDPPDHRNIRDGVQLLQELNALDPTEKDPRRRLTDTGRKLAQLPVDPRLARMVLEADKNGCVREVMVIAAALSIQDPRERPVEKQAQADQQHARFKDETSDFLALLNLWRYVREQQKERGSSSFRRMCKQEYLNFLRIREWQDIYTQLRTVARQMGIHPNEDDAPEQSVHVSLLAGLLSHIGMKDVPKSTSGTAGASTTTGDSPRNSSGKNEYVGARNAKFAIFPGSALFKKPPRFVMSAELVETSRLWARVNARIEPEWVEPLAEHLLKRTYSEPHWEKDQAAVMAYEKVTLYGVPIVAQRKVNYGRIDPEASRELFIRNALVEGDWRTHHKFFADNRRLLTEVEELEHRARRRDILVDDETLYDFYDERVPEHVVSGAHFDSWWKHKRHEEPELLDFERAMLINERAGDVSKDDYPDAWHQGPLKFRVTYQFEPGADADGVTVHVPLQVLNQVTDENFDWQIPGLREELVTELIRSLPKPIRRHYVPAPNFAKRFLDSSTPLQEPLTVTMARELKRMVGVPFTADDFDWDRIPDHLRITFRIVDERRRKLDEDKDLEVLRLRLKPKARKAISQAAAATAERAGGESLERTGLTDWSIGTLTPLFETRRAGQPVKAYPALVDDGDTVSVRLFDTEAEQQQAMWKGTRRLILRNIPVNPAKFASEKLTNVQKLALSANPHGSIQALFDDCAMAAADKLIADLGGPAWDEESHRKLYDKVRAEIVDTTVRTVNQVQQVLAAWQACERRLKGVRSAVLLPNLTDVRRQLDGLVRPGFVTAAGLRRLPDLMRYLVAVDRRLQQMPTNVQRDTTRMEKVHEMQDEYAWLLEQLPQGRPVPSAVLDIRWMIEELRVSYFAHALGTAYPVSDKRIVKAIDAQAP; encoded by the coding sequence ATGTCTACGCATCCTGCCTCCGCCCCCGGCCACGGCCCCGGCGTCAGCGCCACCGGGTCCACTCCCGGCGCCCCCGCCCTCGGCGATCTCGCCCCCCGCCTGACCGAGCTGTCCCTGCGCGACGCGCACCGGCTCGGGCGCAGGCTCGAAGGCGCGCGCAGGATCCGCAAGCCGGAAGCCCGCGCCGCCGTCCTCGCCGAGATCGAGGCGGAGGTCGCGAAGGCCGAGCTACGGATGGCCGAGCGGCGCAGCCGGGTCCCGGCGGTCAGCTACCCCGAGCAGCTGCCCGTCAGCCAGAGGAAGGACGAGATCGCCGCCGCCATCCGCGACCACCAGGTCGTCATCGTGGCCGGCGAGACGGGGTCCGGGAAGACCACCCAGATCCCCAAGATCTGCGTCGAACTCGGCCGGGGCGTACGCGGCATGATCGGGCACACACAGCCCCGTCGTATCGCCGCCCGTACGGTCGCCGAGCGGGTCGCCGAGGAGCTGGACACGCCTCTCGGTGAGGCCGTCGGCTGGAAGGTCCGGTTCACCGACCAGGTGAACCAGGACGCGACGGTCATCAAGCTGATGACGGACGGCATCCTCCTCGCCGAGATCCAGACCGACCGCGAGCTGCGCGCCTACGACACGATCATCATCGACGAGGCCCACGAGCGGTCTCTCAACATCGACTTCCTGCTCGGCTACCTCGCCCAGCTCCTCCCCCAGCGCCCGGACCTGAAGGTCGTCATCACCTCGGCGACCATCGACCCCGAGCGCTTCTCCCGGCACTTCGGGGACGCCCCGATCGTCGAGGTCAGCGGCCGTACGTATCCCGTCGAGGTCCGCTACCGCCCGCTCCTCGAAGAGGACAGCGACGACTCCGACCGCGACCAGATCACCGCGATCTGCGACGCCGTCGAGGAACTCCAGGGCGAGGGCAAGGGCGACATCCTCGTCTTCCTCTCCGGCGAGCGCGAGATCCGCGACACGGCGGACGCGATCACCAAGAGGAACTACCGGTTCACCGAGGTCCTGCCCCTGTACGCCCGGCTCTCGCACGCCGAGCAGCACCGCGTCTTCCAGAAGCACACGGGCCGCAGGATCGTTCTGGCGACCAACGTCGCCGAGACCTCGCTCACCGTGCCGGGCATCAAGTACGTCATCGACCCCGGCTTCGCCCGTATCTCCCGCTACAGCCACCGCACCAAGGTCCAGCGGCTGCCCATCGAGGCGATCTCCCAGGCCAGCGCCAACCAGCGCAAGGGCCGCTGCGGCCGTACGTCGGACGGTATCTGCATCCGGCTCTTCAGCGAGGACGACTTCGAGTCCCGCCCGGAGTTCACGGATGCCGAGATCCTGCGGACGAACCTCGCCTCCGTCATCCTCCAGATGACCGCCGCCGGTCTGGGCGACATCGAGAAGTTCCCCTTCATCGACCCGCCGGACCACCGCAACATCCGCGACGGCGTCCAGCTCCTCCAGGAGCTCAACGCCCTCGACCCCACCGAGAAGGACCCCCGCAGACGGCTCACCGACACCGGCCGCAAGCTCGCGCAGCTGCCCGTCGACCCCCGGCTGGCCCGGATGGTCCTGGAGGCCGACAAGAACGGCTGTGTCCGCGAGGTCATGGTGATCGCCGCCGCGCTCTCCATCCAGGACCCGCGCGAGCGCCCCGTCGAGAAGCAGGCACAGGCCGACCAGCAGCACGCCCGCTTCAAGGACGAGACGTCCGACTTCCTCGCCCTGCTCAACCTGTGGCGGTATGTCCGTGAGCAGCAGAAGGAGCGGGGCTCGTCGTCGTTCCGGCGGATGTGCAAGCAGGAGTACCTGAACTTCCTGCGGATCCGCGAGTGGCAGGACATCTACACCCAACTCCGTACCGTGGCACGCCAGATGGGCATCCACCCCAACGAGGACGACGCCCCCGAGCAGAGCGTCCACGTCTCCCTCCTGGCCGGGCTCCTCTCCCACATCGGGATGAAGGACGTACCGAAGTCCACCAGCGGCACAGCCGGAGCGTCCACGACAACCGGCGACAGCCCCCGCAACAGCTCCGGCAAGAACGAGTACGTCGGCGCCCGCAACGCCAAGTTCGCGATCTTCCCCGGCTCCGCCCTCTTCAAGAAGCCCCCGCGGTTCGTGATGTCGGCGGAACTCGTCGAGACGTCCCGCCTGTGGGCCCGCGTCAACGCCCGCATCGAGCCGGAGTGGGTCGAGCCCCTCGCCGAGCACCTCCTCAAGCGCACCTACAGCGAGCCGCACTGGGAGAAGGACCAGGCCGCGGTGATGGCGTACGAGAAGGTGACGCTGTACGGCGTACCGATCGTCGCCCAGCGGAAGGTGAACTACGGGCGTATCGACCCGGAGGCGTCCCGTGAGCTGTTCATCCGGAACGCGCTGGTCGAGGGCGACTGGCGGACGCACCACAAGTTCTTCGCCGACAACCGCCGGCTCCTCACCGAGGTCGAGGAGCTGGAACACCGGGCCCGGCGCCGGGACATCCTGGTCGACGACGAGACGCTCTACGACTTCTACGACGAGCGCGTCCCCGAACACGTGGTGTCCGGCGCCCACTTCGACTCCTGGTGGAAGCACAAGCGGCATGAGGAGCCCGAACTCCTCGACTTCGAGCGGGCGATGCTCATCAACGAGCGCGCCGGGGACGTCAGCAAGGACGACTATCCGGACGCCTGGCATCAGGGACCGCTCAAGTTCCGGGTGACGTACCAGTTCGAGCCGGGCGCGGACGCCGACGGTGTGACCGTTCACGTCCCGCTCCAGGTGCTGAACCAGGTCACGGACGAGAACTTCGACTGGCAGATCCCGGGCCTGCGCGAGGAGTTGGTGACGGAGCTCATCCGCTCCCTCCCCAAGCCGATCCGCCGCCACTACGTCCCGGCCCCCAACTTCGCCAAGCGCTTCCTGGACTCCTCGACGCCCCTCCAGGAGCCTCTGACGGTCACCATGGCCCGCGAGTTGAAGCGCATGGTCGGAGTCCCGTTCACCGCCGACGACTTCGACTGGGACCGCATCCCGGACCACCTCCGGATCACCTTCCGGATCGTCGACGAGCGGCGGCGCAAGCTGGACGAGGACAAGGACCTGGAGGTCCTGCGTCTCAGGCTCAAGCCGAAGGCCCGCAAGGCCATCTCCCAGGCCGCGGCGGCTACCGCCGAGCGCGCCGGCGGTGAGTCCCTGGAGCGCACCGGCCTGACGGACTGGTCGATCGGCACCCTGACGCCCCTCTTCGAGACACGCAGAGCCGGTCAGCCGGTCAAGGCGTACCCGGCGCTGGTCGACGACGGCGACACCGTCTCCGTACGCCTCTTCGACACCGAGGCCGAGCAGCAGCAGGCGATGTGGAAGGGCACCCGGCGGCTCATTCTGCGCAACATCCCGGTCAATCCAGCGAAGTTCGCGTCCGAGAAGTTGACGAATGTTCAGAAGCTCGCGCTGTCGGCGAATCCGCACGGTTCGATCCAGGCCCTGTTCGACGACTGCGCGATGGCCGCGGCCGACAAGCTGATCGCCGATCTGGGGGGCCCGGCGTGGGACGAGGAGTCGCACCGGAAGCTGTACGACAAGGTGCGCGCGGAGATCGTCGACACGACGGTCCGTACGGTCAACCAGGTGCAGCAGGTGCTGGCCGCCTGGCAGGCCTGTGAGCGCCGTCTGAAGGGCGTACGCAGCGCCGTGCTCCTCCCGAACCTGACGGACGTACGCAGGCAGCTGGACGGCCTCGTACGGCCCGGCTTCGTGACCGCGGCCGGCCTGCGTCGGCTGCCCGACCTGATGCGCTACCTCGTCGCCGTGGACCGGCGCCTGCAGCAGATGCCCACCAACGTCCAGCGGGACACCACCCGCATGGAGAAGGTGCACGAGATGCAGGACGAGTACGCGTGGCTGCTGGAGCAGCTGCCGCAGGGCCGCCCGGTGCCGTCGGCGGTGCTGGACATCCGCTGGATGATCGAGGAACTCCGCGTCAGCTACTTCGCGCACGCGCTGGGCACGGCCTACCCGGTGTCGGACAAGCGGATCGTGAAGGCGATCGACGCACAGGCTCCGTAG
- a CDS encoding META domain-containing protein, protein MKKQRLTSVSLSLLTLAVLPLAAACGSEKDGGSQTVGSGKGTAAGTSEVTGVHWSVDDLTVDGKKSAAPAGAYLQIEKNGEVSGNYGCNSFGATAKVDGDAINLGQARSTDMACIGDRMTFENSFSKALTGGTLTAQVKVDGEEQLTLTTKAGATIHLTEEKAAPLYGTKWTVTTVSETGADTVSPLPSGADTYLVFDQKKGTVSGKAGCNNVSAEATVSDGSITFGSPATTRRMCDASLMKAEKSFLKLFDGRTTYKIDQRSLSLTSANGTTASATVAD, encoded by the coding sequence ATGAAAAAGCAGCGACTGACGAGCGTGAGCCTCAGCCTCCTGACCCTGGCCGTCCTCCCCCTCGCCGCGGCCTGTGGCAGCGAGAAGGACGGCGGCAGCCAGACGGTCGGGTCAGGAAAGGGGACGGCCGCGGGAACATCCGAGGTCACCGGCGTCCACTGGAGCGTCGACGATCTCACCGTCGACGGGAAGAAGAGTGCCGCGCCCGCCGGCGCCTACCTCCAGATCGAGAAGAACGGCGAGGTCAGCGGCAATTACGGCTGCAACAGCTTCGGGGCCACCGCCAAGGTCGACGGTGACGCCATCAACCTCGGACAGGCTCGCTCTACGGACATGGCCTGTATCGGTGATCGGATGACCTTCGAGAATTCCTTCTCCAAGGCGCTCACCGGCGGCACCCTCACCGCCCAGGTCAAGGTTGACGGTGAGGAGCAGCTCACCCTCACCACCAAGGCCGGCGCCACCATCCACCTCACCGAGGAGAAGGCCGCCCCCCTCTACGGCACCAAGTGGACGGTCACGACGGTCAGCGAGACCGGCGCCGACACCGTCAGCCCGCTGCCCTCCGGCGCCGACACCTACCTCGTCTTCGACCAGAAGAAGGGGACCGTCAGCGGCAAGGCTGGCTGCAACAACGTTTCTGCTGAGGCGACGGTGAGCGACGGCTCTATCACTTTCGGCAGTCCGGCGACCACCCGAAGGATGTGCGACGCCTCACTCATGAAGGCCGAGAAGAGCTTCCTGAAACTGTTCGACGGCAGGACGACGTACAAGATCGATCAGCGGTCCCTCTCTCTGACCAGCGCAAACGGGACCACCGCCAGCGCGACAGTCGCCGATTGA
- a CDS encoding CsbD family protein, with the protein MVDKGRTDKIKGKAKEMAGKATSDHEQELEGKLEQARGEAKKIRGETQERAERAMRESRRDRG; encoded by the coding sequence ATGGTGGACAAGGGTCGTACCGACAAGATCAAGGGCAAGGCCAAGGAGATGGCCGGCAAGGCCACGAGCGATCACGAGCAGGAGCTCGAAGGCAAGTTGGAGCAGGCTCGCGGTGAGGCGAAGAAGATCAGGGGCGAGACCCAGGAGCGCGCGGAGAGGGCCATGCGCGAGAGCCGGCGGGATCGCGGCTGA
- the purM gene encoding phosphoribosylformylglycinamidine cyclo-ligase — MSATNSASGASYAAAGVDIEAGDRAVELMKEWVKKTQRPEVAGLGGLGGFAGLFDASALKRFERPLLASATDGVGTKVDIARQLGVYDTIGHDLVAMVMDDIVVCGAEPLFMTDYICVGKVHPERVAAIVKGIAEGCVLAGCALVGGETAEHPGLLGPDDFDVAGAGTGVVEADRLLGADRIRTGDAVIAMAASGLHSNGYSLVRHVLLKQGGLALDAHIEEFGRTLGEELLVPTKIYSLDCLALMRTTDVHAYSHITGGGLAANLARVIPDGLHAIVDRSTWTPAPVFDLVGKTGSVERLELEKTLNMGVGMIAIVPEDSADAALATLADRGVEAWVAGEITDRDNHTTGAELTGNYATN, encoded by the coding sequence ATGTCTGCGACCAACTCTGCCTCCGGCGCTTCCTACGCGGCCGCCGGCGTCGACATCGAAGCGGGCGACCGCGCCGTCGAGCTGATGAAGGAGTGGGTGAAGAAGACCCAGCGCCCGGAAGTCGCGGGCCTCGGCGGCCTCGGCGGCTTCGCCGGCCTCTTCGACGCCTCCGCCCTCAAGCGCTTCGAGCGCCCGCTGCTCGCCTCCGCGACGGACGGCGTCGGCACGAAGGTCGACATCGCCCGGCAGCTCGGCGTGTACGACACCATCGGCCACGACCTGGTCGCCATGGTCATGGACGACATCGTGGTGTGCGGCGCCGAGCCGCTGTTCATGACCGACTACATCTGCGTCGGCAAGGTTCACCCCGAGCGTGTCGCGGCGATCGTCAAGGGCATCGCGGAGGGCTGCGTACTGGCCGGCTGCGCCCTGGTCGGCGGCGAGACGGCCGAACACCCCGGTCTGCTGGGCCCGGACGACTTCGACGTCGCCGGCGCCGGTACGGGCGTCGTGGAGGCCGACCGGTTGCTCGGCGCGGATCGTATCCGTACGGGTGACGCGGTGATCGCCATGGCGGCCTCCGGGCTTCACTCGAACGGGTACTCGCTCGTCCGGCATGTGCTGCTGAAGCAGGGCGGGCTGGCCCTGGACGCGCACATCGAGGAGTTCGGGCGCACCCTCGGCGAGGAACTGCTCGTCCCCACCAAGATCTACTCGCTGGACTGCCTGGCCCTCATGCGGACCACCGACGTGCACGCCTACTCGCACATCACCGGCGGCGGTCTGGCCGCCAACCTGGCCCGGGTGATCCCGGACGGCCTGCACGCGATCGTCGACCGCTCCACCTGGACCCCGGCCCCGGTCTTCGACCTCGTCGGGAAGACGGGTTCCGTCGAGCGCCTGGAGCTGGAGAAGACGCTGAACATGGGCGTCGGCATGATCGCGATCGTCCCGGAGGACTCGGCGGACGCAGCCCTGGCCACCCTGGCGGACCGAGGCGTAGAAGCCTGGGTAGCAGGCGAGATCACCGACCGAGACAACCACACCACAGGCGCAGAACTGACCGGCAACTACGCAACCAACTAG
- a CDS encoding ANTAR domain-containing protein, whose translation MANQIPPAPLAPLSSDAPTRLLGIETRPEGYATLVVVSGAIDLVTEQALHRGLRQALARSERGIDLDLSGVDFCDCSGLNVLLRVRRHALEEGKIITIRSAGAAVLRLFSITGTLPLFAGMGESAETERTGGADASGRVPSTNPTADSAAETAPLGETDQDLRIEVIQLRRAMQTRPVIDLARGVLMASFGLSAEDSWKVLVAVSQNTNTKLHEVADNLVGAVTGDALPEAFRLRIAETVADLRTPRRTPPEDPARLAPHP comes from the coding sequence GTGGCGAACCAAATCCCCCCGGCACCGCTCGCCCCTCTGTCGAGCGACGCCCCCACACGACTGCTCGGGATCGAGACCCGCCCCGAGGGCTACGCCACGCTCGTCGTGGTGTCAGGGGCGATCGACCTCGTCACGGAACAGGCCCTGCACCGGGGTCTGCGCCAGGCCTTGGCCCGCTCGGAGCGCGGCATCGATCTCGATCTGAGCGGCGTCGACTTCTGTGACTGCTCCGGACTCAACGTCCTGCTGCGGGTCAGGAGGCACGCCCTCGAAGAGGGCAAGATCATCACCATTCGGTCGGCGGGCGCCGCAGTGCTCCGGCTCTTCTCGATCACCGGCACGCTGCCACTGTTCGCCGGCATGGGCGAGAGCGCGGAAACCGAACGCACGGGCGGGGCCGACGCAAGCGGCCGGGTCCCTTCCACGAACCCCACCGCAGACTCCGCCGCCGAGACCGCACCGCTCGGCGAAACCGACCAGGATCTGCGGATCGAGGTGATTCAGCTTCGCAGGGCCATGCAGACGCGGCCCGTCATCGACCTCGCCCGGGGCGTCCTCATGGCGTCCTTCGGTCTGAGCGCCGAGGACTCGTGGAAAGTGCTGGTCGCGGTCTCCCAGAACACCAACACCAAGCTGCACGAGGTGGCCGACAACCTCGTCGGCGCGGTCACGGGCGACGCCCTCCCCGAGGCGTTCCGGCTGCGGATCGCGGAGACGGTCGCCGACCTCCGGACACCCCGGCGGACACCCCCGGAGGACCCGGCGAGACTTGCTCCTCACCCCTGA
- a CDS encoding DUF3073 domain-containing protein, with product MGRGRAKAKQTKVARQLKYSSGGTDLSRLANELGASTSSQPPNGEPFEDDDEEEDDPYAQYADRYNDDDEDEDGQASGPSSQQRRGA from the coding sequence ATGGGGCGCGGCCGGGCAAAGGCCAAGCAGACGAAGGTCGCCCGCCAGCTGAAGTACAGCAGCGGCGGGACTGACCTCTCGCGCCTGGCCAATGAGCTGGGCGCTTCGACTTCGAGCCAGCCGCCGAATGGCGAGCCGTTCGAGGACGACGACGAGGAAGAAGACGACCCGTACGCTCAGTACGCGGATCGATACAACGACGATGATGAGGACGAGGACGGACAAGCCTCCGGTCCCTCGTCCCAACAACGCCGTGGAGCTTGA
- a CDS encoding DUF6274 family protein, with product MAATARRHETRALLRAHLAAASGYRHLTGHCPICHRLERLAMERCDADTEADETPGANSGSL from the coding sequence ATGGCGGCGACCGCGCGACGGCACGAGACGCGTGCTCTGCTTCGGGCACATCTGGCGGCCGCGAGCGGGTACCGGCATCTCACGGGGCACTGTCCGATCTGCCACCGGCTGGAGCGGCTCGCCATGGAGCGCTGCGACGCGGACACCGAGGCCGACGAGACACCGGGTGCCAACAGCGGTTCCCTCTAA
- a CDS encoding Leu/Phe/Val dehydrogenase, producing the protein MTDVTGAPADVLHTLFHSEQGGHEQVVLCQDRATGLKAVIAIHSTALGPALGGTRFYPYASEAEAVADALNLARGMSYKNAMAGLDHGGGKAVIIGDPDIVKSEELLLAYGRFVASLGGRYVTACDVGTYVADMDVVARECRWTTGRSPENGGAGDSSVLTAFGVYQGMRASAQHLWGDPSLRGRLVGIAGVGKVGHHLVRHLRDDGATVVITDVRQDAVWRIADQDPSVGVVADTERLIEIEGLDIYAPCALGGALNDVTVPKLTAKVVCGAANNQLSHSGVEKDLADRGILYAPDYVVNAGGVIQVADELRGFDFERCKAKAAKIYDTTLAIFARAKADGIPPAAAADRIAEQRMAEARRRP; encoded by the coding sequence GTGACCGACGTAACCGGCGCGCCTGCTGATGTACTGCACACCCTGTTCCACTCGGAGCAGGGGGGTCATGAGCAAGTCGTGCTCTGCCAGGATCGGGCCACCGGCCTCAAAGCCGTGATCGCCATCCACTCCACCGCCCTGGGCCCCGCGCTCGGCGGTACGCGCTTCTACCCGTACGCGAGCGAGGCGGAGGCCGTCGCCGACGCGCTGAACCTCGCGCGCGGGATGTCGTACAAGAACGCCATGGCCGGTCTCGACCACGGTGGCGGCAAGGCCGTGATCATCGGCGATCCGGACATCGTCAAGAGCGAGGAACTCCTCCTCGCGTACGGCCGGTTCGTGGCCTCGCTCGGCGGGCGGTACGTCACCGCGTGTGACGTCGGTACGTATGTGGCCGACATGGACGTGGTCGCGCGCGAGTGCCGCTGGACGACCGGGCGGTCCCCGGAGAACGGCGGCGCGGGCGACTCGTCCGTGCTGACCGCCTTCGGCGTCTACCAGGGCATGCGGGCCTCCGCCCAGCACCTGTGGGGCGACCCGTCGCTGCGCGGGCGCCTGGTCGGTATCGCGGGCGTCGGCAAGGTCGGCCACCACCTGGTGCGCCATCTGCGCGATGACGGCGCCACAGTCGTGATCACGGACGTACGGCAGGACGCTGTGTGGCGCATCGCCGACCAGGACCCGTCCGTGGGTGTGGTCGCGGACACGGAACGCCTGATCGAGATCGAGGGCCTCGACATCTACGCCCCCTGCGCGCTCGGCGGAGCCCTGAACGACGTCACTGTGCCCAAGCTGACCGCCAAGGTGGTGTGCGGGGCGGCCAACAACCAGCTCTCGCACTCGGGCGTCGAGAAGGACCTCGCGGACCGCGGGATCCTCTACGCGCCCGACTACGTCGTGAACGCCGGTGGCGTGATCCAGGTGGCCGACGAACTGCGCGGGTTCGACTTCGAACGGTGCAAGGCCAAGGCTGCGAAGATCTACGACACCACGCTGGCCATATTCGCACGTGCGAAGGCAGACGGGATTCCGCCGGCCGCCGCGGCCGACCGGATCGCCGAGCAGCGGATGGCGGAGGCCCGCCGGAGGCCGTAG
- the bldC gene encoding developmental transcriptional regulator BldC — protein MTARTPDAEPLLTPAEVATMFRVDPKTVTRWAKAGKLTSIRTLGGHRRYREAEVRALLAGIPQQRSEA, from the coding sequence ATGACCGCTCGCACCCCTGATGCCGAGCCGCTGCTGACCCCGGCTGAGGTCGCCACCATGTTCCGTGTTGACCCCAAGACGGTGACGCGGTGGGCGAAGGCCGGCAAGCTCACGTCCATTCGCACGCTCGGCGGACATCGCCGTTACCGCGAGGCCGAGGTCCGCGCCCTGCTTGCGGGCATTCCGCAGCAGCGCAGCGAGGCCTGA
- a CDS encoding helix-turn-helix transcriptional regulator: MRGVPESHTGWTFLTNHSRVLAAIAENPTVRIRDIAARCRLTERAVQKIVSDLETAGYLTHTRQGRSNAYQIEGGTILRHPADEGLSVAELLSLLARHDDEHVDGRRELQSTAPHARSPEDDQ; this comes from the coding sequence ATGCGTGGAGTACCCGAATCACACACAGGGTGGACGTTCCTCACCAACCACTCCCGTGTCCTGGCCGCGATCGCGGAGAATCCCACCGTCCGCATCCGTGACATCGCCGCACGGTGTCGCCTCACGGAGCGTGCCGTCCAGAAGATCGTTTCGGATCTGGAGACGGCCGGCTATCTCACCCACACCCGGCAGGGACGCTCCAACGCGTACCAGATCGAGGGGGGAACGATTCTGCGCCATCCCGCCGACGAGGGGCTGAGCGTGGCCGAGCTGCTGTCGCTCCTCGCGCGGCACGACGACGAACACGTCGACGGCCGACGTGAGCTGCAGTCGACGGCCCCGCACGCGAGAAGCCCCGAAGACGACCAGTGA
- the purF gene encoding amidophosphoribosyltransferase — translation MPRGDGRLSHDLLPGEKGPQDACGVFGVWAPGEEVAKLTYFGLYALQHRGQESAGIAVSNGSKILVFKDMGLVSQVFDETSLGALKGHIAVGHARYSTTGASTWENAQPTFRATGHGSIALGHNGNLVNTAQLAEMVADLPKQHDGRTPRVAATNDTDLLTALLAAQTDDEGEPLTIEDASARILPQVQGAFSLVFMDEHTLYAARDPQGIRPLVLGRLERGWVVASESAALDICGAAYVREIEPGEFVAIDENGLRTSRFAEAKPKGCVFEYVYLARPDTDIAGRNVYLSRVEMGRKLAKEAPVEADLVIATPESGTPAAIGYAEASGIPFGAGLVKNAYVGRTFIQPSQTIRQLGIRLKLNPLKEVIKGKRLVVVDDSIVRGNTQRALVRMLREAGAAEVHIRISSPPVKWPCFFGIDFATRAELIANGMTIDEIGTSLGADSLSYISLDGMIEATTIAKPNLCRACFDGEYPMDLPDPELLGKQLLETELAAGPAATAAADAIRRP, via the coding sequence GTGCCACGTGGTGACGGTCGACTCAGTCATGATCTGCTCCCCGGCGAGAAAGGCCCCCAGGACGCTTGCGGCGTCTTCGGGGTCTGGGCCCCCGGCGAAGAGGTCGCCAAGCTCACTTACTTCGGGCTCTACGCCCTGCAGCATCGAGGCCAGGAATCCGCCGGTATCGCGGTGAGCAACGGCTCGAAGATCCTTGTCTTCAAGGACATGGGTCTTGTCTCCCAGGTCTTCGACGAGACGTCGCTCGGCGCGCTCAAGGGTCATATAGCGGTCGGTCACGCCCGCTACTCGACCACCGGCGCCTCCACCTGGGAGAACGCCCAGCCGACGTTCCGCGCGACCGGCCACGGCTCCATCGCCCTCGGCCACAACGGCAACCTCGTCAACACGGCGCAGCTCGCCGAGATGGTCGCCGACCTGCCCAAGCAGCACGACGGCCGCACTCCGCGCGTCGCGGCGACCAACGACACCGATCTGCTGACGGCCCTGCTGGCCGCGCAGACCGACGACGAGGGCGAGCCGCTGACCATCGAGGACGCCTCCGCGCGCATCCTCCCGCAGGTCCAGGGCGCCTTCTCCCTCGTCTTCATGGACGAGCACACGCTGTACGCCGCCCGCGACCCGCAGGGCATCCGCCCGCTGGTCCTGGGCCGGCTGGAGCGCGGCTGGGTCGTCGCCTCCGAGTCCGCCGCCCTCGACATCTGCGGCGCCGCCTATGTGCGCGAGATCGAGCCGGGCGAGTTCGTCGCCATCGACGAGAACGGTCTGCGTACCTCACGATTCGCGGAAGCGAAGCCCAAGGGCTGCGTCTTCGAGTACGTGTACCTCGCCCGCCCGGACACCGACATCGCCGGCCGGAACGTGTACCTCTCCCGCGTCGAGATGGGCCGGAAACTCGCCAAGGAAGCCCCTGTCGAGGCCGACCTGGTGATAGCGACCCCGGAATCCGGCACCCCGGCCGCCATCGGTTACGCCGAAGCCTCCGGAATCCCGTTCGGGGCCGGACTGGTCAAGAACGCCTATGTCGGACGTACGTTCATCCAGCCCTCCCAGACGATCCGGCAGCTCGGTATCCGGCTGAAGCTGAACCCGCTGAAGGAAGTCATCAAGGGCAAGCGTCTGGTCGTCGTCGACGACTCGATCGTGCGCGGCAACACCCAGCGCGCCCTCGTGCGCATGCTCCGGGAGGCCGGCGCGGCGGAGGTCCACATCCGGATCTCCTCGCCCCCGGTGAAGTGGCCCTGCTTCTTCGGCATCGACTTCGCCACCCGCGCCGAGCTCATCGCCAACGGCATGACCATCGACGAGATCGGCACCTCGCTCGGCGCCGACTCCCTCTCGTACATCTCCCTGGACGGCATGATCGAGGCGACCACCATCGCCAAGCCGAACCTGTGCCGTGCCTGCTTCGACGGCGAGTACCCGATGGACCTTCCGGATCCCGAACTGCTCGGCAAGCAGCTCCTGGAGACCGAGCTGGCCGCAGGGCCCGCCGCCACGGCCGCGGCCGACGCGATCCGCCGCCCGTAA